The DNA segment TATACTGAATTTCAAATGGTTCAGAAGTCTATTTAGTTAGTTGTCCAAGGGACTATTTCGAAGtcaaatttactattttatttaaataaatcgttctGCTCTatgtaaattcttaaaatataaataattatctaaagaaaaatgttaaaatataaaaaaaattcaaataaaattataaaaataaaatttatcattgatGTACACTTAAAAGTTGATTGACCcattaacacatttaaatataatcatttgcgttataatataaacgaaaaagattacataattaattcgaCTCGACTATTCCGATTCGTGGTCTGATAAAGTTGGTGATTTGATAAAGTTGTATTGAAATGTGTAGTATTTGCAAAGCTTTCTTTCGATATGAAATGAGTAAAaaaccgtaatttattttcctaGGAAGAACCCTGAGTAATGTTTACACCtaaaaaaaggtatattttttaaagtagccGATGAAACTGGGAATAATTTTACTGTTGATTTTCAGCTTGGAGAATACATGAAAGCACACGACTACATTGGAAGCTATCATTGCATTTTCGATATACGCTTGGCAAATGTCtctgatattataaaaaatttgaacgTAATGGAGTTACgtcaaattattacaattattgttgtaagtataatattattaaactaggTGCTTATTAAACCATTTTCCTTACGATTTACTGTGAAGTTAAAgctattaaatagctttttatattactagctAATTACAGCTTCttctatatgtaatataaatatgatatgtatagataaaagtgttaatgtattttacatttttcaggAATGTTATGGATTACGAATAAAAGGAGTTCACATTGTGTCAAACTCAAAGGTTGTGGATACTTTGATTGCTATTTTGAAAACGCTATTAAAACCGAAGATAATACAGCGGCTACAGCATCACAAGGATTGTGATAGTCTCGTACAACTTTTTGGAAAGGAATATTTACCAGAAGATTTAGGCGGCACTGAGCCATCTGTAAAAGACTTGAGAGGTAACATTAAACATACATTCTttggatataatatattttttacaaataaaatttatgagtaTACTATAACTAAACATTTGGTTTAATACttgtcttttttataaatatagaatctctgctaaaatatttaaattaaaatacagataaaaaattgtacacGTTAGAACACAACAAATAGTTCTTGAGTCTACTTCCGGTATCAATACAATCGAAATAACACCGTTAGTCctaattaaactattacaagtaaatacattttaaactatatttttgtataaaataatgatcagTACTTTCCCTtagtaaacttaaaataagtttcaaaAGAatgattttgatataaattccTTTATCATAAGACTTGCTGTTTGTACGTCATTTAATTACGTGTATCACCGGGTTAAGAATATGACATTCATTTATCAAGTTTATTGCTcgaatcttaataaaaaatatgattcagggatcagtttaatttaaatttttattctgcGCGtagtttactttttattgttatttttaacataattgtcAGGCATTAAGTGTCcacaattgtttattatattcctCTCTGTTACTacagaaaacaattttactttTGCTTTAAAACGCTTAACACATGCCAACTGgcttagtaatttaaaaaaaagttgtgaTTGATTGAATACGCGCACCCATAAAATTGAATGAAAGTCTTATTTTTagcttaaattttacataaatgtcTTCTATATCTTTATAACTCGACAGATAATCGTTcagattatatttcaatttgtcAAGGAAACACAAATACTTAACTTACGTTTCTCATAATATTCTctcaattacttatttaaatcgttCGTAAATCCATAGATTCTTCGTAAAACAGATTAAGGGCATGTATACGTGATATGTATAGGCCAAAAGCCAAGGCCATttcgaatataatattttttaatttttgctgaGACTTTACAAATGCTTAGGAatacattttacttatattacattacttaaaaaaatgcatgtaCATTTGTAACAGAAGTCATGGCAGGACtaggtattataaaaataacagatattttttatcttatattcatgagtatttaaaatttcagagGCATGGGCAGAATTATGGTATACACCAGAGTTTACTGAGTATATTCGAGATATGAACAATGCCAAGACTGACGAAAGCTTTCGGccgaaatgtaaatttaatgagGAATATGCGGGAATGCCTGGAACTTTTAGAGTTTTAAGTGTAGattaaacaaatgtaataattaatatatttttacttctaATATATTGATACTTAAATTAGCACTagatatgaaacattttttattgtttgtatatgtgtttatctatttctaataaattttatataaaagtttaatatagtGGTTTGGGATATTAAGTATATGATttgttatagaaataaataatttaaaaaaggttttagtttttatgataatatttatatatatttaagttaaatggatttgtagcgtatcgtaaacacgcactaaaaatatacttactatattgtgtagtatcttctataagattttgatgtatgtgacaacataaatacaggacactcAGAAAAAAAGGAAACAGAActcactcagaacagacttttaagacgagtgaacatgtatttatttccttgagcattttctataagaatataaattaattactgtttgtgaagaataaacctattaacaaagataaaatgggttgtgatttataagaAGATAGAACATC comes from the Pieris rapae chromosome 3, ilPieRapa1.1, whole genome shotgun sequence genome and includes:
- the LOC110993197 gene encoding uncharacterized protein LOC110993197, which gives rise to MDFIPPNKVLKVNSDTLQYVREEINLGKPGEMKNAVDILKEWLQQQPHIKKKNFTDHFLETTLVTAKGSIEGAKKQIDSACTMRTMLPHFFGITDFTIDFANVFDIGLAVVMPKLTEKHHRIFVLKTKGPVTSSAQLLNFYRFGICLGEYMKAHDYIGSYHCIFDIRLANVSDIIKNLNVMELRQIITIIVECYGLRIKGVHIVSNSKVVDTLIAILKTLLKPKIIQRLQHHKDCDSLVQLFGKEYLPEDLGGTEPSVKDLREAWAELWYTPEFTEYIRDMNNAKTDESFRPKCKFNEEYAGMPGTFRVLSVD